A stretch of the Panicum virgatum strain AP13 chromosome 9N, P.virgatum_v5, whole genome shotgun sequence genome encodes the following:
- the LOC120688978 gene encoding uncharacterized protein LOC120688978: MAGAGSEDEDGGGLLTPRTKGLVQHFQKQVREYTLGIDNDLQVINEKIGQMEAAQISNNTKLAGLETTVARVDKSLAALLRRFDELHAKMKDQHRGRGQENDDGAENSGADYAADTEVEDQAQRRLRRNRRGMGGQRPHEVHNNDIAFSKIKFKIPSFDGKYDPDAYLTWEMAVEQKFTCHDFPENACVRAATSEFTDFASVWWIEHGKKNPNNTPQTWDALKRIMRARFVPSYYARDLLNQLQQLKQGTKSVEEYYQELQMGMLRCNLEEDVEPAMARFLGGLNREIQDILAYKEYTNITRLFHLACKAEREVQGRHASTRTNISAGRNFSTQPRSSIPSTGRVAAPYSSSARTAAPPSSDKPRDNPANSAAKTTQKPAATTSSVASTGRTRDVQCHRCKGFGHVMRDCPSKRVLVVKNDGEYSSASELDEDILALLAADHAGSEGCSEEHINAAEADRYESLIVQRVLSAQMEKAEQNQRHTLFQTKCVIKERSCRVIIDGGSCNNLASSDMVGKLALTTQPHPHPYCIQWLNNTGKAKVTKLVRINLAIGSYKDVVECDVVPMQACSILLGRP; the protein is encoded by the coding sequence ATGGCAGGTGCAGGgagtgaggatgaggatggtggAGGCCTGCTTACACCTCGCACCAAAGGCCTCGTACAGCATTTTCAAAAGCAAGTGAGGGAGTACACCTTGGGAATTGATAATGATTTGCAGGtgataaatgagaagattgGGCAAATGGAGGCCGCACAGATTTCCAACAACACCAAGCTTGCAGGTTTGGAGACGACAGTTGCTCGCGTGGACAAGAGTCTCGCTGCTCTTCTAAGGCGCTTTGATgagctccacgcaaagatgaaAGATCAGCATagaggacgtggccaagagaatgATGACGGCGCAGAAAATTCAGGTGCTGATTATGCTGCTGACACCGAAGTTGAGGATCAAGCCCAGCGACGTCTACGTCGTAACCGTCGAGGTATGGGTGGACAGCGTCCACATGAGGTACATAACAATGACATTGCTTTTAGTAAGATAAAATTTAAGATACCCTCTTTTGATGGTAAATATGATCCGGATGCTTATCTTACTTGGGAGATGGCTGTTGAACAAAAGTTTACTTGTCATGATTTTCCTGAAAATGCATGTGTTAGGGCTGCAACTAGTGAATTCACTGATTTTGCTTCCGTTTGGTGGATAGAACATGGCAAGAAAAATCCTAATAACACGCCACAAACTTGGGATGCTTTGAAACGGATCATGAGGGCTAGATTTGTTCCATCTTACTATGCACGTGATCTTTTAAACCAGCTGCAGCAGTTAAAACAAGGTACTAAAAGTGTAGAAGAATACTATCAAGAGCTACAAATGGGCATGCTACGCTGCAATTTAGAGGAGGATGTGGAACCTGCTATGGCTAGATTTTTGGGCGGGTTAAACCgggaaattcaggacatccttgcttataaagagtacactaacataacccgtttgttccatcttgcttgcaaagctgaaagGGAAGTGCAGGGACGACATGCAAGTACCAGGACTAACATTTCTGCAGGGAGGAATTTTTCCACGCAGCCCCGCTCAAGCATTCCATCAACTGGACGTGTTGCTGCACCTTATTCATCGTCAGCTCGAACAGCAGCCCCACCTTCTAGCGACAAGCCTCGTGACAACCCTGCAAATTCAGCAGCAAAGACAACGCAAAAACCTGCTGCAACCACTTCATCGGTGGCATCCACAGGTAGAACAAGAGATGTTCAGTGCCACCGCTGCAAGGGATTTGGACATGTCATGCGTGACTGCCCAAGCAAGCGTGTTTTGGTGGTAAAAAATGATGGTGAGTACTCATCTGCTAGTGAACTTGATGAAGATATACTTGCATTGCTTGCGGCTGACCATGCAGGAAGTGAGGGCTGCTCGGAAGAACATATTAATGCAGCTGAAGCCGACCGCTATGAGAGCCTAATTGTGCAGCGTGTGCTGAGCGCACAAATGGAGAAAGCGGAGCAAAATCAGCGGCACACATTGTTCCAAACAAAGTGTGTCATCAAAGAGCGTTCGTGTCGAGTGATCATCGATGGAGgtagctgcaacaacttggccaGCAGCGACATGGTGGGGAAGCTTGCGCTTACCACCCAACCACACCCGCATCCATATTGCATTCAATGGCTGAATAACACCGGTAAGGCAAAGGTAACAAAACTTGTGCGAATTAATCTTGCCATCGGATCCTATAAAGATGTTGTTGAATGTGATGTTGTGCCAATGCAAGCATGTAGTATTCTGCTAGGAAGGCCT